In Glandiceps talaboti chromosome 14, keGlaTala1.1, whole genome shotgun sequence, a single genomic region encodes these proteins:
- the LOC144445210 gene encoding LOW QUALITY PROTEIN: orexin receptor type 2-like (The sequence of the model RefSeq protein was modified relative to this genomic sequence to represent the inferred CDS: substituted 1 base at 1 genomic stop codon) — translation MSANQESFADPADNIEYTNACNNGSLNQTLNDSNHLCLGNITDYQYADSDWTGFGDLLAEFVIPTSHEWGFVAAYILVFILALCGNVLVIFAVVRNPQMRTVTNYYIVNLSFADILVSLICMPITVVYEITETWYFGEIACKIIPYFQVVSMSVSVFTLSAIAIDRYFAICYPLLFKATAKRAISIILAIWIVSFVIPIPQAVVYAIKYPSPFIYLATCSERGWQDTMQQKVYHCILVCIGYIIPLMMIAVAYIRVCRQLWTSLPGTLVPNNGEKRSHDKDIINTSTQNQLLSRRKVAKMLIVVVIIFAICYLPLHLLNILRQFPGVFKSHHTNLSGREKLNLPFLLAKLLAYVNSATNPIIYNFLSAKFRREFLAAFRCCKCRKKTRRRRGNRHRYRASFVNSTAHTKTYHMCTNTEQIPMSLLRKXSDNIGI, via the exons ATGTCTGCAAACCAAGAATCGTTTGCTGATCCTGCAGACAACATAGAATATACCAATGCATGTAACAATGGAAGTCTTAATCAAACACTGAATGACTCAAATCATCTTTGCCTTGGAAATATTACCGACTACCAGTATGCTGATTCAGACTGGACAGGGTTTGGAGACCTGTTAGCGGAATTTGTAATCCCCACATCTCACGAGTGGGGATTCGTTGCTGCGTATATCTTAGTCTTCATCCTCGCACTCTGTGGCAATGTCTTGGTTATCTTTGCTGTGGTTCGTAACCCTCAAATGCGGACTGTCACCAACTACTACATCGTGAACCTATCGTTTGCTGATATTCTGGTATCTCTCATTTGTATGCCGATTACTGTCGTATATGAGATCACGGAAACATGGTACTTTGGTGAGATCGCATGTAAGATCATACCATACTTCCAG GTTGTTTCTATGAGTGTATCTGTCTTCACACTGAGTGCTATTGCCATCGACCGATACTTTGCCATCTGTTATCCATTACTGTTCAAGGCAACAGCTAAACGTGCAATATCAATCATTTTAGCAATATGGATAGTATCTTTCGTTATACCAATACCACAAGCTGTTGTTTATGCAATTAAATACCCCTCACCATTTATATACCTTGCAACGTGTTCTGAG CGAGGATGGCAAGATACCATGCAACagaaagtgtaccattgtatccTAGTTTGTATCGGCTACATTATACCCCTCATGATGATTGCAGTTGCCTACATCAGAGTATGTCGTCAACTCTGGACATCTCTTCCAGGGACCCTCGTTCCAAACAATGGCGAGAAGAGATCCCACGACAAAGACATCATCAACACTTCAACCCAGAATCAATTATTATCTCGACGGAAAGTAGCCAAGATGTTGATAGTTGTGGTGATAATATTTGCGATATGCTACTTACCACTTCATCTTCTCAACATTTTAAG ACAATTCCCAGGAGTCTTTAAGAGTCACCATACCAATTTATCAGGCCGGGAGAAACTCAATCTTCCATTCCTGTTGGCAAAATTGTTGGCATATGTAAATAGTGCAACGAATCCAATTATATACAACTTTCTAAGTG CAAAATTTCGACGTGAATTCCTCGCCGCATTTCGATGTTGCAAGTGTCGAAAGAAAACCCGACGACGAAGGGGAAATAGACACAGATACCGCGCATCGTTTGTAAATAGTACCGCCCACACAAAGACATACCACATGTGCACTAATACGGAACAAATTCCCATGTCTTTGCTGAGAAAGTAGAGTGATAACATCGGGATATAA